A single region of the Candidatus Deferrimicrobiaceae bacterium genome encodes:
- a CDS encoding ABC transporter ATP-binding protein: MTSSAPFFSGEGITLRFGGVTALHDVAFSVASGTVHAMIGPNGAGKTSLFNVITGFYAPDAGTVLLDGETLSGRPPHAIAQRGIVRTFQNLEIFTNMTVLENVLTGAHLSGKYGPLEFFLRTPRYFREERRLRDEAMAELDFVGLAGEAALPAGQLPFGSQRLLEIARALAARPRLLLLDEPAAGLNIRETAALGALIRRIVTRGITVLMVEHDMALVMDISDRVLVLNYGEVLAEGTPVEVQRNPAVVAAYLGEEG; the protein is encoded by the coding sequence GTGACCTCTTCCGCACCCTTTTTCAGCGGGGAGGGGATCACCCTCCGCTTCGGCGGCGTCACCGCGCTGCACGACGTCGCTTTTTCCGTGGCGTCCGGGACGGTCCATGCGATGATCGGGCCGAACGGCGCGGGCAAGACCTCGCTGTTCAACGTGATCACCGGCTTCTATGCCCCCGACGCCGGGACGGTCCTGCTCGACGGGGAGACGCTTTCGGGGCGGCCGCCCCACGCAATTGCGCAGAGGGGCATCGTCCGCACCTTCCAGAACCTGGAGATCTTCACCAATATGACGGTGCTCGAGAACGTGCTGACCGGGGCGCACTTGTCCGGGAAATACGGACCGCTCGAATTCTTCCTGAGGACGCCCCGCTATTTCCGCGAGGAGCGCCGGCTGCGCGACGAGGCGATGGCCGAACTCGACTTCGTCGGGCTTGCGGGGGAGGCTGCGCTCCCGGCGGGGCAGCTCCCCTTCGGATCGCAGCGGCTGCTCGAGATCGCCCGCGCGCTGGCCGCTCGCCCCCGGCTGCTGTTGCTCGACGAGCCGGCGGCCGGTCTCAACATCCGCGAGACCGCCGCGCTGGGCGCGCTGATCCGCCGGATCGTGACGCGCGGCATCACGGTCCTGATGGTCGAGCACGACATGGCGCTCGTCATGGACATCTCCGACCGGGTGCTCGTCCTCAACTACGGCGAGGTGCTGGCCGAGGGCACGCCGGTCGAGGTCCAGCGCAATCCCGCGGTCGTCGCGGCCTACCTGGGCGAGGAGGGCTGA
- a CDS encoding branched-chain amino acid ABC transporter permease, translating into MPFSSLLQFFVSGVTVGATYGLTALGFTMIYNTTGIINFAQGEFVMLGGMLAVFSMTWGGLPLPAAVPLAVLLVTAIGVAVDRLTIRPMRGRPPVTLVIVTIGISILLRGGAMLVFGKDTHSLPPFSEGAAIPIAGASLLPQTLWVVGITIAVVAAMKMFFDRTITGKAMLACACDRRAASLMGINVDVMVTLSFAFSALVGALGGVILAPITLTAYDVGVLLGIKGFAACILGGLGNPFGAVAGGLIIGVLESMGAGILSSGYKDAIAFVILLALLFLRPSGLFGKASADRV; encoded by the coding sequence GTGCCGTTTTCCTCGCTGCTCCAGTTCTTCGTGTCCGGGGTGACCGTGGGCGCCACGTATGGGCTCACGGCCCTCGGTTTCACGATGATCTACAACACGACCGGCATCATCAACTTCGCGCAGGGCGAGTTCGTCATGCTGGGGGGGATGCTGGCCGTGTTTTCGATGACCTGGGGAGGATTGCCGCTGCCGGCGGCGGTTCCTCTCGCCGTGCTCCTGGTGACCGCGATCGGCGTCGCGGTCGACCGGCTGACCATCCGGCCGATGCGCGGGCGCCCGCCCGTCACGCTGGTCATCGTCACGATCGGGATCTCGATCCTCCTTCGCGGCGGCGCGATGCTCGTCTTCGGCAAGGACACCCACTCCCTTCCTCCCTTTTCCGAGGGGGCCGCGATCCCGATCGCCGGCGCCTCGCTTTTGCCCCAGACGCTCTGGGTCGTCGGGATCACGATCGCGGTCGTGGCGGCCATGAAGATGTTCTTCGACCGGACCATCACGGGGAAGGCGATGCTCGCCTGCGCCTGCGACCGAAGGGCCGCATCGCTCATGGGGATCAACGTCGACGTCATGGTGACGCTGTCGTTCGCCTTCTCGGCGCTGGTCGGGGCGCTCGGAGGCGTGATCCTGGCGCCGATCACGCTGACCGCTTACGATGTCGGCGTCCTGCTGGGCATCAAGGGGTTCGCCGCCTGCATTCTCGGCGGCCTCGGCAATCCCTTCGGGGCGGTCGCGGGGGGTCTGATCATCGGCGTCCTCGAATCCATGGGCGCGGGCATCCTGTCCTCGGGCTACAAGGACGCGATCGCGTTCGTCATCCTGCTGGCGCTCCTGTTCCTGCGCCCCTCCGGCCTTTTTGGCAAGGCGTCGGCGGACCGGGTCTAA
- the rsmI gene encoding 16S rRNA (cytidine(1402)-2'-O)-methyltransferase → MGSGTLYIVATPLGNLEDITFRALRVLKEVAVVACEDTRRTVKLLNKYEIRTPLAIYHDYNKQRASLGILRRLADGESVALVSDAGTPAISDPGYELVRDAIAAGVHVEVIPGPSALISALVVSGLPTDHFTFEGFLPNRKEKRRKALVALSGETRTMIFYESPNRVAAFLVEAAETLGDRRACVVRELTKIHEEILRGTLSELAAELGGRESVLGEVTLVVAGASKTIELSVDEIVAAALEDASGSSRDLAREISDRTGLSRKEVYAEILKQRSRGEKEPSTEA, encoded by the coding sequence ATGGGCTCCGGAACGCTTTACATCGTCGCAACGCCGCTGGGAAATCTCGAGGACATCACTTTTCGTGCGCTGCGGGTCCTGAAGGAAGTCGCGGTCGTCGCCTGCGAGGATACCCGGCGGACGGTCAAGCTGCTCAACAAATACGAGATCCGCACGCCGCTCGCCATCTATCACGATTACAACAAGCAGCGCGCGAGCCTCGGAATCCTTCGGCGGCTGGCCGACGGCGAGAGCGTGGCGCTGGTTTCCGACGCGGGGACGCCGGCGATCTCGGACCCCGGCTACGAGCTGGTGCGCGACGCGATCGCTGCGGGCGTGCATGTCGAGGTGATCCCCGGACCGTCGGCGCTCATCTCGGCCTTGGTCGTGTCGGGGCTGCCGACCGACCATTTCACCTTCGAGGGGTTCCTCCCCAACCGGAAGGAAAAGCGGCGCAAGGCGCTCGTCGCGCTCTCCGGGGAGACGCGGACGATGATCTTCTACGAGTCGCCCAACCGGGTCGCGGCTTTTCTCGTCGAGGCGGCCGAGACGCTGGGGGACCGGCGCGCGTGCGTGGTGCGCGAGCTGACGAAGATTCACGAGGAGATCTTGCGGGGAACGCTGTCCGAACTGGCGGCCGAGCTGGGCGGGCGCGAATCGGTTCTGGGCGAAGTGACGCTGGTCGTTGCGGGGGCGTCGAAGACGATCGAGCTGTCGGTCGACGAGATCGTCGCGGCCGCGCTCGAAGACGCCTCGGGATCGTCGCGCGACCTGGCGCGGGAGATCTCGGACCGGACGGGTTTATCGCGGAAGGAAGTCTACGCCGAGATCCTGAAGCAGCGATCCCGCGGGGAAAAGGAACCGTCGACGGAAGCTTGA
- a CDS encoding phenylacetate--CoA ligase, whose translation MYWESDSECMGREELEQLQLERLQATLNRVYAHVPFYRKAFDAIGIAPEDVCSLSDLAKLPFTTKNDLRENYPYGLFAVPLREVVRIHASSGTTGNATVVGYTRNDIKTWSNLVARILVMGGAGKDDVVQISFGYGLFTGGFGLHYGAERIGASVIPVSSGNTARQIQIMRDFKSTALVATPSYAMLIADTVRDMGIPRAELSLKYGFLGGEPWSERMRQEIQDKLGIIATDNYGLSEVMGPGVAGECLERNGQHFNEDHFLVEVIDPETLEPVAPGEQGELVITTLTKEAFPLIRYRSRDLTRLMPGVCPCGRTGRRMERISGRTDDMLIIRGVNVYPTQIETVLFEMEGIAPHYQIVVDRKGALDKVTVRVEVSEEIFFDQMRRQKEMVEKLQKRIAHELGITVDVKLVEPKTLERFEGKAKRVIDNRKL comes from the coding sequence GTGTACTGGGAATCCGATAGCGAATGCATGGGGCGAGAGGAGCTCGAGCAGCTCCAGCTAGAACGGCTGCAGGCGACGCTCAACCGCGTCTATGCACACGTGCCGTTCTACAGGAAGGCGTTCGACGCGATCGGGATCGCGCCCGAGGACGTTTGCTCGCTCTCCGACCTGGCGAAGCTGCCCTTCACGACCAAGAACGACCTGCGCGAAAACTACCCTTACGGGCTGTTCGCGGTACCCCTTCGCGAGGTCGTGCGGATCCACGCTTCGTCCGGCACGACCGGAAACGCGACGGTCGTCGGCTACACGCGCAACGACATCAAGACGTGGAGCAACCTGGTCGCCCGCATCCTGGTGATGGGGGGCGCGGGGAAGGATGACGTCGTCCAGATATCCTTCGGTTACGGCCTGTTCACCGGAGGGTTCGGGCTGCACTACGGCGCCGAGCGGATCGGGGCCTCGGTCATCCCGGTCTCCAGCGGCAACACGGCGCGTCAGATCCAGATCATGCGCGACTTCAAGAGCACGGCGCTCGTGGCCACCCCTTCCTATGCGATGCTGATCGCCGACACGGTCCGCGACATGGGCATCCCGCGTGCCGAGCTGTCGCTCAAGTACGGCTTCCTGGGCGGCGAACCGTGGTCCGAACGGATGCGGCAGGAGATCCAGGACAAGCTGGGGATCATCGCGACCGACAACTACGGGCTGTCCGAGGTGATGGGGCCGGGCGTCGCCGGGGAGTGCCTCGAGCGGAACGGCCAGCATTTCAACGAGGACCATTTCCTCGTCGAGGTGATCGACCCGGAAACGCTTGAGCCCGTTGCACCGGGCGAGCAGGGCGAACTCGTCATCACGACGCTGACGAAGGAGGCGTTTCCCCTGATCCGCTACCGGTCGCGCGACCTGACGCGCCTGATGCCGGGCGTTTGTCCGTGCGGCCGCACGGGGCGGCGCATGGAGCGGATCTCCGGGCGGACCGACGACATGCTGATCATCCGCGGCGTCAACGTGTACCCGACGCAGATCGAGACGGTGCTCTTCGAGATGGAGGGGATCGCGCCGCACTACCAGATCGTCGTGGATCGCAAGGGCGCGCTGGACAAGGTGACCGTCCGGGTCGAGGTGTCCGAGGAGATCTTCTTCGACCAGATGCGGCGCCAGAAGGAGATGGTCGAGAAGCTCCAGAAGCGGATCGCTCACGAGCTGGGGATCACCGTCGACGTCAAGTTGGTCGAACCCAAGACCCTCGAGCGGTTCGAGGGAAAAGCGAAGCGCGTCATCGATAATCGCAAACTATAG
- a CDS encoding ABC transporter substrate-binding protein, which yields MRGIRKVMAALLGTALLTGGAAFAAEPIRIGAIFSVTGPAAFLGEPERNTARMLEEEINRQGGLLGRKIELVVYDDESDPTKAVIAVDRLLKKDKVSAIIGPSTTGSTMAIAPKAEEAKVPLVSCAAAIDIVSPVRKFVFKTPQSDVLAVRQIYRHAKKAGIRKMAILTASDAFGAAGRKELKELAGKFDMMIVADEVFGPKDTDMNAQLAKIKGTPAQAIVCWGTNPGPAVVARNRTQLGIAMPLYMSHGVASNKFIELAGKENAEGILLPAGRLIVDEQVAAKHPQKKLLAKYAGDYEKRFKAPVSSFGGYAYDALSLLAHAIKAGKSAEPAAVRDALEKTRGFWATTGEFTFTPADHNGLTEEAFVMVRITKGGWEMLK from the coding sequence ATGAGGGGGATAAGGAAGGTCATGGCGGCGCTGTTGGGGACGGCGCTGCTGACGGGGGGGGCCGCATTCGCCGCCGAGCCGATCCGGATCGGCGCGATCTTTTCGGTGACCGGGCCGGCGGCGTTCCTCGGCGAGCCCGAACGGAACACGGCCCGGATGCTCGAGGAGGAGATCAACAGGCAGGGTGGTCTCCTGGGCCGCAAGATCGAACTCGTGGTCTACGACGACGAGAGCGACCCGACCAAGGCAGTGATCGCGGTCGACCGGCTGCTTAAGAAGGACAAGGTCTCGGCGATCATCGGGCCCAGCACGACCGGCAGCACGATGGCCATTGCGCCGAAGGCCGAGGAGGCGAAGGTGCCGCTGGTCTCTTGCGCTGCGGCGATCGACATCGTCTCACCCGTCCGGAAGTTCGTGTTCAAGACGCCGCAGAGCGACGTCCTCGCGGTACGGCAGATCTACAGGCATGCGAAAAAGGCGGGCATCCGGAAGATGGCGATCCTGACCGCCTCCGACGCGTTCGGTGCGGCGGGGCGCAAGGAGCTCAAGGAGCTCGCGGGCAAGTTCGACATGATGATCGTCGCGGACGAGGTGTTCGGACCGAAGGACACCGACATGAACGCGCAGCTCGCCAAGATCAAGGGGACGCCGGCGCAGGCGATCGTCTGCTGGGGGACCAACCCCGGCCCTGCGGTCGTCGCCCGCAACCGGACGCAGCTCGGCATCGCGATGCCGCTCTACATGAGCCACGGCGTCGCCTCCAACAAGTTCATCGAGTTGGCGGGCAAGGAAAACGCCGAAGGGATCCTGCTCCCCGCCGGTCGGTTGATCGTCGACGAGCAGGTGGCGGCGAAGCACCCGCAGAAGAAGCTGCTCGCGAAATACGCCGGCGACTACGAGAAACGCTTCAAGGCGCCGGTCTCCTCGTTCGGCGGCTACGCCTACGACGCCCTGTCGCTGCTGGCGCACGCCATCAAGGCGGGCAAGTCGGCCGAGCCGGCCGCCGTCCGCGATGCCCTCGAGAAGACCAGGGGTTTCTGGGCCACGACGGGCGAGTTCACCTTCACGCCGGCCGACCACAACGGGCTGACCGAAGAGGCTTTCGTGATGGTCCGGATCACCAAGGGCGGATGGGAGATGCTCAAGTAA
- a CDS encoding branched-chain amino acid ABC transporter permease, protein MSSIGSKGALAGLAAFAAAIVLAPFLLPDYYQSVLIVAGFFAILSMGLNLLLGYAGQISLGHAAFYGLSAYASGILTATYHWPVPAGVAAGVLLSGVTAALIGIPTLKLKGHYLAMGTLGFGVIVYIVLNEAVGLTAGPSGFTGIPRLSAFGRTFTSDREYYFIVWGIAFLLFVLAQNLVHSRMGRALRAIHTSESAASVLGIDVPRYKAFVFVLSAVYAGIAGALYAHFVTFVSPGSFSFNASVQIVTMVVLGGMASLWGALAGAVFLTVLPEWLRAIENYDILIYGAILILTMRFLPGGLAEGACRLLSRVRRLFRGKKADAAVLPDAGREDA, encoded by the coding sequence ATGTCCTCTATCGGGTCGAAAGGGGCATTGGCCGGGCTGGCGGCGTTCGCGGCCGCGATAGTCCTGGCCCCTTTCCTACTGCCCGACTACTACCAGTCGGTACTCATCGTCGCCGGCTTCTTCGCCATCCTGTCGATGGGGCTCAACCTGCTCCTGGGATACGCGGGGCAGATCTCGCTCGGGCACGCCGCCTTCTACGGGCTGTCGGCCTATGCGAGCGGCATCCTCACCGCCACTTATCACTGGCCCGTGCCGGCCGGGGTCGCCGCGGGCGTCCTGCTCTCGGGCGTCACCGCCGCGCTGATCGGCATTCCCACGCTCAAGCTCAAGGGACACTACCTCGCGATGGGAACGCTGGGTTTCGGCGTCATCGTCTATATCGTGCTCAATGAGGCGGTCGGGCTCACCGCCGGGCCGTCGGGCTTCACCGGGATCCCGCGCCTCTCCGCCTTCGGCCGGACGTTCACCTCCGACCGGGAATACTATTTCATCGTCTGGGGAATCGCCTTCCTGCTGTTCGTCCTTGCGCAGAACCTGGTCCACTCGCGGATGGGGCGCGCGCTCCGGGCGATCCATACGAGCGAGTCGGCCGCGTCGGTCCTCGGGATCGACGTGCCCCGCTACAAGGCGTTCGTCTTCGTGCTGTCGGCGGTCTACGCAGGGATCGCAGGCGCGCTCTACGCCCACTTCGTCACCTTCGTATCGCCCGGATCGTTCAGCTTCAACGCCTCGGTGCAGATCGTGACCATGGTGGTGCTGGGGGGAATGGCGTCGCTCTGGGGCGCGCTGGCGGGCGCGGTCTTCCTGACCGTGCTGCCCGAATGGTTACGGGCGATCGAGAACTACGACATCCTCATCTACGGCGCCATCCTCATCCTGACCATGCGCTTCCTGCCGGGCGGCTTGGCCGAGGGGGCGTGCCGACTTTTGTCGCGGGTGCGGCGCCTCTTCCGAGGGAAGAAGGCCGACGCCGCGGTTTTGCCTGATGCCGGAAGGGAGGACGCGTGA
- a CDS encoding ABC transporter ATP-binding protein: MLRVKNLQVHYGMIHALRSASVHVKEKEIVALIGGNGAGKTTLLAAISGLVRPTSGEIALDGAGITTEKPDRIVRKGIAHVPEGRHVFKPLSVEDNLLLGAYHRYTWRAAASIRDEIEQLYGLFPVLGQRRRQAAGTLSGGEQQMLVIGRALLSRPKVLLLDEPSMGLAPKVIREIFEHVARLRADRGMTILLVEQNARAALSISDRGYVLETGRVVLHGSSEELLANRDVQRAYLGRDAGK; this comes from the coding sequence ATGCTGCGGGTGAAGAACCTCCAGGTGCACTACGGGATGATCCACGCGCTCCGGTCGGCGTCCGTCCACGTGAAGGAAAAGGAGATCGTGGCGCTCATCGGCGGCAACGGCGCGGGCAAGACGACGCTTTTGGCCGCGATCTCCGGACTCGTCCGCCCGACCTCGGGGGAGATCGCGCTCGACGGCGCCGGGATCACGACCGAAAAGCCCGACCGGATCGTCCGGAAGGGGATCGCCCATGTGCCCGAGGGGCGGCACGTGTTCAAGCCGCTCTCCGTCGAGGACAACCTGCTGCTGGGAGCGTACCATCGGTACACATGGCGGGCTGCGGCGTCGATCCGGGACGAGATCGAACAGCTCTACGGGTTATTCCCCGTGCTGGGACAGCGTCGTCGGCAGGCAGCCGGGACGTTGTCGGGCGGAGAGCAGCAGATGCTGGTCATCGGCCGTGCGCTGCTGTCGCGGCCGAAGGTGCTGCTGCTTGACGAGCCGTCGATGGGGCTTGCGCCGAAGGTGATCCGGGAGATCTTCGAGCACGTGGCGCGTCTGCGCGCCGATCGAGGCATGACCATTCTTCTGGTCGAGCAGAACGCGCGGGCGGCGCTGTCGATCTCCGACCGCGGCTACGTGCTCGAGACGGGCCGCGTCGTGCTTCACGGCAGCTCCGAGGAGCTGCTCGCCAACCGCGACGTCCAGCGCGCATACCTGGGGCGGGACGCCGGGAAATAG